Below is a genomic region from Rhodopirellula bahusiensis.
TGAATTCGCCGACGACGCCACACAAAACGCATGAGAGCATCAGGAAAGGGATGCTCAGCCGATCGAACGTGAACTTCAAATGAAAGTGAAAGGCTTGCTCAGGAATCGTGACCCAGTTTCCAAACTCGATCGGCACATTGCGAATTCCCGTCGCCAACATGGTGATCAGAATTGCAATCGCAGGCAGCAAAGATAGCAGCACGGACGTCTGAGTGAGACGAACAGTTGTCGTTTCGCTAAGCGGTCGATTGAACAGCAGAGCCAGTCCCATCACCGCCAGCAGCAACACGGGGCTGGCGACGACAGCGGTTCCCGATACGTGAAAGAAGATCTCCAACGCGTTCATGCCAAAGCTCCTGCTGCACTCGCGTTGGATTCGGAGGAGTTCATGGGTTGGTCGCTTTCCGGTTCTTGAATGGTTGCAAAGCCAAGGTGGTCTCGTTGGCCTCGATACCAATGCATTGACGATTGCACGGTCGGAAGCTGCATGTCGGAAACCAAGTGCGGTTCGAAGTGTCCATCGACATAGCGTTGGATGGCGGAGGTGGAAGGATCGATGATCGCAAGCTGAACCCAGTTGCCTTCGACCATTCTCCGGATGCCTTCGTTTTCGACGATGATCCGGCTCAGCATCTCCGCAGTGGTCTCGATGACAAACAGAATCCGCATCGGTTCATGAATCTCAACCATTTGTTGCGACAACCCGGGTCTCAAATCGCTGGCCGCACCTGTCATGACGCCAACCATCGACGCCACGTTGTGCGGCAACTTGGATCCGCAACCGTAGCCCTCCACATCAACGGTGGAGAAGTAGTATTCCAAACTGATGCCGCCACAAACCGGAATGGCTGCTTGCAAGATGCGGGTGAGAATGTGTCCGTGTTTATCGTCCACCGCGGGGTCGTATTCCGTGACGAACGCTCTTCGGTCCATGAACAAACCGCGTGACCAATCGCGACGTCCCACTGTCACGAGCGCGTTGGTTGCATGGTTGTATTCCGGTCGGGCTTGCGATAGATCTTCCGCACGTTCTTCGACATGCTCGAGGGCTTCTTGGGGCGTCAAACCCAACGGAGCTGACTCGAATCGACGGGATCGTTCGTGAGCGTTGCGTGCTCGCGTTTCAATGATGTCCGATTCGATCCCTCGGAACAATTCACGATGCGATCGCGGCAATAGATCGAGGTCGTAGTAGTCCACATCGTCATTGCAAGTGTTGTGGTAGGCGCCGACGAAACGGACTTCATCGGGCAATTCGATACCCAGTTGAGAAACGCGCCGGCGGACTCGCGGGTCGTTGGCCATCATCGCGAATGCTCGGGCGTTGGGGCCGCCTCGGCCGCCACTGCATGCTCCGCAGTTGTAGGCGGATTCATGTGGGTTGTTCAGGCTACCGCTGCCATGTCCAAAGAAGACGATGATCGGCGGGAAATCCTTGACCATCCCGATGTCTTGCAGGATGCGAACAACGATTTGAGACATCTCGTCGAGGCTGTATCCCATGGATTCGGGATCGGAACCGGGGTTGTTGCCCAGTCGTTCGAGATGCAGTTCAGTCGCAGGTGGACGAACTAAGCTGCCCATCGACTCACGGATTTGCGATGTCAAACGAGGTGCCAAAATGCGAGCGACCATCGGGACCGTCGCGATGGCACCAAACAACCCCGTGACCCAACCACCGATCAAAGTCCGGGAGTTTTGGTGCACTTGGTGAGCGAACCATCCCAGGCGTCTTCGTCGGACGGCTCGTCGTTCACCCGCCGCCATCGAGGAAAATAGAGGTTCTTCGCGAACGTAGTGTTGCGGTTCGACGATCGCAGGACACAAAGGACGAAAGCTCGCGTGGTCGGCGCCTTGGTAATACATCGCGACGGCAAAGAACCCAGCCGCCGACGCCGTGCGGCACTGCGGAGCGACTTCTTCCAGATGACGACGGAACGATTCTTCGCGATCATCGATGCAAAAAATCGCAGCGTAAGCGGGGCGTTTTGTGGGAGAAGTCAGTTCACGACGACGACCCGAATGAATGGAAATCGCATCGAGAGCTTGATTCGCGTAGTGACGCTCGTAAGCGGCATGCAGCAAGCGACGGCGATCCAGCGACGGAAACGATTCAATCTCAGAGATTAAACAACGCCACTGTGCGGCTGACATGTTCAGCAATTGTTCGGGAGTCCATCCTCCCAATTGAGCCAGTTGAAATACGGTGTGCGTTCGAGAACGAGGCGATGACGAGGACCGAGATGTCGCGGATCTCAAAGCGAGGCGACAGATCTCGCTTGCCGTTTCAACTTTGAACTTCGATTTCCCAAAGTGTTCCACCGCTTGAGTCAGCAAGATCAAACGAATGGCCAAGTACTCATTGAGTGACCTTTTCGGGATTGGGTGCTGCAAGAACGGACTGTTCGTTTCCATCTGCCAAATCATGCCGGCCCAACCTCGCAGTGTGAGCAAACATTCCGACAGGAAACGTTCGCACTCGGCGTTCGGAATGCCAAGCTCGTCGAGTGACTGAGTGATGCTTTGAATCGACTCCCATTCGGCGGACTGAACTTTGCGCAGAGAGGTTTCGATTCCTTTCATCCAGTCCGGACGGATTGCCCATCGGCCTAGGAACAATCCAGCAAATGCCTTGGCAAATCCCTCCTCGCGTTCAGGTAGCGCCCAATCCGCGAATCCCTGGTCGAGGAAGCTGCCGCAGAAGCGAATCAAAACGTCATCGATCTTCGTGTTCAGGTCGACTCCCAGTTCGTTCAGCATCAATTGATGGAACGAATCAACGCTCTCCTCCGCTGGTCGTTGCACTTCCGCTTTCTCAACGCCTTGTTGGCATGCTTCCCACAAGGCGTGCAATACGAACGATTCCCATTGCTGGTCATTCCATTGGTGAATTTTGGATTCGCCTGCTTCTTTCAGTCGATCTCGCAGCGAAGCGGGAAGAGACGAGGTCCGGCTCGACGGACCCGCGGATGCCGCGTCAGAGTTCGCGATCGGTTCCAGGTGACGCATCACCCAACCACGGGTTTGCGTGATCGTTTTTTCGCGATATGGCGTGGGCACTTCGTCCCGAAACCGGTCCAGCAATTTTGTCTCGGCCAGCATCCAACTCAAACCTGATTCAGGCAATGGCTGGAGCTCCGTTTGCAGCATCGACAAACGCAACGTGTAGCGTGTTCCGAACGTCGCCACCAGTTTGTCTGCGTCGTCTTGCAAGTCAGCCATCAAGACTTCGCGAAGGTCTTCACGACTGATGCGACCTCGCAAGAGTTCTTCGTGATAACGTTCTTCGCTGAGGTAAGGCTCGCAACCAAAACGACGTCCACCTTCAATCACGGCTTCTTCAAATGGCAGGTCCTCGAAGGCGTGCAATGTGTTGTGGTGAACGAACACCGAGATCGGTCCTTGCGCCGGCAGGAAGTGACGCGCGTGCTCGATCGCTTGCACGACATCCGCTTCTTGGTGCTTGGCGTTTGGTTGCGTTTCTTCGTGGGATTCCGAATGCGTTGAGTCGCCGGTGTATTGCGTTTTGGTATTTGGTTCGTGACCTTCGTTGGGTGTGCTGCCGGACGCGATGGAGTCGGGCGAAGTGGGGTGATTCATGCGTGGTACATCTGGCCGGCAGGCGTTGCACGCGAAATCCAAACCTGAGAACCAAGAAAGGCGGGCAGAAAACAAATTTGCCGAATGACCAAGAGGGCCACGTCATGCATGCAGGTTCCTGGCACCTTTTTGCGAGAGTTCTGGTGGCGTGCCTGAGAAAACAGAAGTTCGTTTCAAAAGCACGTGTTGTGCCAAGGGCGGTTCTGGGTGAAAACGAACGTGGCTTGCGAGCTGGAACAGCGGTAAAGACGATGTTTTTGACCGCCTGCCATTTTCGCTGACTTCCGATTCTGTGCTTTGGTGTGCAGGATTTTGCACGCATCTTCTGCAACTCCTTGCACGATCACCGCGAATGAACCTGTCCTTTCAACCACGCGATCTCGATGTTTGACAATCACGATGGACCAAGCGTCCGGCGGTTCGCGGCTGTGCTGGCGTTGTTGAGTTTGACAGCGTTCGCGGTCACCGCATCGATGCTGTACCACGTGCATCATGAGCAAGAAATCTTTGCCAAGCTGACCGAGCACTTGCCAAAAAGTGATCTCGAGGCGGCTCGTGAATTGTCGGGCGAACTCAGTTTGCAGGGTGGGTTGTCGGTGCTGTTGGGGCTGAACACCATCGGAACCGCTATGGCGTTCGCGTGGGTCGTGCGAGGTTACCTCACCAGCGAACGAACTCTCGAAGACGTCAAAGTCTATTCCGCGGACGTGCTGGCCAGCATGGACGCGGGCGTGATCACGACCGATCGCAACGGACGGATGACCAGCATCAATCCCAGCGGACAACAACTGGTCAGCTGCGACAACGAACAGCTCGGACGAACCTTGGAATCGCTGGGAAAGCGTCACGCTCTACTGACCGAAATTCGCGAGGATGTCGCGACTTATCACCACCCCATCCGTGATCGCGATTACAACCTCGACAACCAAGGCCACCGTCAAACATTGCGAGCGGGTTGCACGTTGCTGAGAAATCGGCGGGGCGAGGAAATCGGCACGGTGCTGCACGTGCGTGATGTTTCGGAACGAGCGTTGATGGAAGAACGTCTCCGCCGCATGGAACGCTACATGGGGTTGGGGTCGCTCGCCGCTGGATTGCAACATGAAATCAAGAACCCCCTCAGCGCTCTTTCTCTGCACATCCAGCTGCTTTGCGAACGTTTGGAAACCACGACGCAAGACGCTGAGGTCGATGAGTTGTTGGATGTCTTGCACACGGAAGTTCACCGCATCAATGAAGTCTTGGATGGGTTCCGCAACTACGCTTCAACGAACCAAGTCGGTCGCACGTCCGTGGACGTTGCAATTCTGATTGAACGATTGGTGCGGTTGCTGCGTCCGCAAGCCGAGCAGCAATCCGTGAAGCTGGATGTTCAGCTGCCCGCTGAAATGGTTGGGTTAGTTCAAGGCGATTCCGTTGGGCTCGAACAAGTCCTTCTAAACTTGGCGCTCAATGGAATGGCTGCGATGACTGACGGAGGGAAGCTGACTTTCCGGCTCAGTCGTCACGACGAATTTGTTCGAATTGATGTGCGAGACGAGGGCAATGGAATTCCCGAGGAAATTCGGTCACAGATCTTCGATCCTTACTTCACCACACGCAACAACGGCACTGGCATGGGGTTGGCTCTGTGTGACAAAATCGTTCGCCAGCACGATGGTAGCATTGATTTTCGGGTGATCGAGAACAACACATCCGACTCCGAGCATTCCGTTTTGGGTACCGAGTTCACGGTCCTTCTTCCCCTGAGTCAACCAGCATGAACGGCAGCGATTTTTCGGTCCTGATCGTCGATGACGAACCCAATATTCGGTCGGGCCTTCAAAAAGGATTGGTCAACGAAGCAGATCGAATCGAAACAGCAGCCGACGCGGAAGAAGGCTTGGCAACGTTCGAATCTGGCGTTTTTCAGTTGGTGATCGCCGACGTTCGATTGGGCGGTGGCATGGACGGCATCGAATTGCTCGGGCGAATGCGGCACATCGATCCGGAGGTGTCGGTCATCGTCATCACTGCACACGGCACGGTTGAAACCGCCGTCGATGCAATGCGTGCCGGAGCGTTCGACTTTATCTCCAAACCGCTGGACCTGAACCTGGTTCGGCAACAGGTTCGCAAGGCCCGCGAACACCGAGAGCTGCGACAGGAAAACCAATCGCTGCGGACTCGATTGGCCGACGCCGGTGAGTTGTCCAATATCATCGGGCAATGCGCGGCCATGCAGGATGTGTTTCATCAAATTCGCCAAGTCGCCGCGACGGAAGCTACCGTGATGATTCAAGGCGAAAGCGGATCGGGCAAAGAGCTTGTCGCTCGGGCGCTGCATGACCTGAGCGGCCGAAGCGGCGGACCGTTTGTAGCCGTCAACTTGGGAGCGATGCCGGAAACACTTCTCGAGAGCGAACTGTTCGGTCACGAGAAAGGTTCGTTTAGCGGTGCTTCACGACAGAAGCCAGGATGCTTTGAACAGGCGGCCGGTGGGACGCTGTTTCTCGATGAAGTCACCGAGATGTCGGCAAAGAGCCAAGTCGACTTACTGCGAGTGTTGGAGTCACGTCGCTTCACACGAGTCGGCGGAGAGAAGTTGTTGGAAACTGATGTGCGTGTGGTTTCCGCGACCAACAAATCGGTGCCGGAGCTGATCCAAGACGGAAGCTTTCGCGAAGATCTTTATTACCGGTTGAATGTCATTCCGATTGAAGTGCCGTCGCTTCGTCAGCGTCGCGATGACATCCCGTTGTTGATCGAACACTTCTTGCAGCACTTCTGTACTCGTCACCGTCGGCCGATGAAGCAGATCACTCCCGACGCGATGCGCGTGCTGGTCGGTGCGCAGTGGCCGGGCAATGTTCGGCAGCTTCGTAACTTGGTCGAGCGATTGGTGGTGACGCACACGGGCGACGTGATCGACTCGAACGAACTGCCCACCGATCTGCAGTCGACGATCCCGGGCAGCGGGAAGAATGTGTTGCCTGCTTCGCTGAGTGAAGCGGTCGAAAACTGCGAACGCGAGATGATCTCGGCGGTTTTGGCCGAGTGTGATTTCCATCGCGAAAACACGGCGAAACGGCTTGGCGTCAGCGTTCGGACGCTGCACTACAAAATGGGTCGCTACGGTTTGCATTGACCCTGCAAATCTTTGCACGTTTCACGCAATCGCTTGCACGATCCCTTCGCGGATACTTCTGAAGCGTGGCGTTGCTTCGATTTTTCTAGAAAATGCAGCGGGGTTTCACGCTGTAAATCGCGGTGAAAACGAGCGGTTTGCGGTTTCGGCACCCAAGTGAAAAATCGCCTTGGTACGACGCATGCTTCCGAGTGGGCTGACCTCTGCAATTGCATTGGTTTTCACCCAATTCGCGCAGCCGACTCCACTATGAATGCACCTTTGGAATCCTCGACCGCCGGCACTGACGCACCACCCCGGGGCGACGTCAGTGGATTCAAGCGTTTTCTGAAAGACGACCTGATTGCGGGTGGATTGGTGTTCTTGATCGCCCTGCCTCTGTGTTTGGGCATCTCGCTCGCGTCTGGATTCCCGGCCATTGCGGGTGTGTTCACCGCAATCGTTGGCTCAATCCTGACGACGTTCTTGAGCAACAGTGAGCTGACGATCAAAGGCCCCGCAGCGGGGATGATTGTGATCGTGCTTGGTGCAGTCAATAGCTTTGGCTACACAGCGGGCGTGGACCCCGTGGCTGACATGCAAGCCTACCAAATGGCACTCGCCGTTGGTGTCGTGGCTGGATTGGTTCAGGTCGCATTCGGGTTGCTGCGAGCCGGCATCCTCGGCGACTTCTTCCCAACCGCGGCGGTGCACGGAATGTTGGCGGCGATCGGTGTCATCATCATGGTCAAGCAGTTGCCCATCGTTGTGGGGCAATCAGCCAGCGGAGAACCGTTGGAAATCTTGCAAGAACTGCCACACCTTCTGATGAACGCGAATCCAGAGATCGCTTTGATTGGTGGCGTGTCGTTGTTGATCTTGTTTGGTTTGGCTTTTTTGAAGAGTCGTACCAACGGCAGTTTCATCAGCAAGGTTCCGGGCCCGTTGGTGGTTTTGCTGGTCGCAATCCCGATGGGGATGGCGATGAATCTATCCAGCGACCACACGTACACTTTGATGGGCAAAGAGTTCGCTGTCGGTGAAAGCGATTTGGTCACGGTTCCCTTCAATTTGTTTGGCGCGATCACGTTCCCTGACTTTGGTGTGTTTCTCAACAGCGAGACTTTGCCCGCTGCGTTAGGGTGGGTGTTGATGTTTGCTCTGATTGGTTCGCTGGAATCGTTGCTCAGTGCCAAAGCCGTCGACATGTTGGATCCTTACAAACGAAAAACCAACTTGGACCGAGACTTGCGGGCGGTGGGTGTCGCGAACATGGCCGCGTCGTTGATCGGCGGTTTGCCAATGATCTCAGAGATCGTTCGCAGCAAAGCGAATATCGACAACCAAGCGAAAACACGATTTGCCAACATGTGGCATGGTGTCTTTCTGCTCGGCTTCGTTGCTTTGTTGCCAGGGTTGATTCACAACATTCCTCGCGCCGCTTTGGCCGCGATGCTGGTCTTCACTGGATTTCGTTTGGCATCGCCCAATGAGTTCCGAAGCGTGTACCGGGTTGGCCGCGAACAATTGATCATCTTCGCAACGACCTTGGTGGCGGTTCTCGCGACCGATTTGCTGATCGGAATTGGAATCGGTATCGGTACCAAATTCGCGATTCACATGATCAACGGTGTTCCAATTCGATCACTGTTTGTGCCAAAGCTGGAATTTGACGAATCCTCGGAAACCGAAGTCAGTGTTCATGCAACCGAGTCGGCCGTGTTCAGCAACTGGATTGGTTTTCGCCGTCGCGTGGTGGAAAAGAGTCTGAAACAGGGCAAGAGCTGCACCGTCGATTTCAGCGATGCTCACCTGATCGATCACAGCGTGATGGAAAAATTGCACGAACTTGAAGGCGAATTCGCTCGCGAAGGGATTGAATTGAACGTCGTTGGGATGGATCATCACCAACCGTTCTCACGACATCCGATGGCTGCTCGAAAGCGATCGCTCGTGAATCATTGAGTTCGCCCCTTTGCTACCTCCGACATCATGACGCGTCTTTTCGCGGGAACACCGTTCGACATTCCACCAACCTGCGATTTGTGTGGGCAGAAGGAAACTGAGTGCAACTGCACGCCGCAGCAAAAGGCGGAAGCCGAGGCGAAACAGCAGCGTGAAGCTGATCGGCTGCCTCCGGAAAAGCAAACCGCTCGCGTTCGATTGGACCGGCGAAAGGGCGGCCGGACCGTCACCTTGGTCGAAGGCCTGACATCCCGTGCAAATGATTTACCCGATTTGCTTGGGAAATTGCAATCCGCGTGCGGGGCCGGTGGGACGGTGAAAAAGACGGACGATCTGATCGAATTGCAAGGCGACCATATGGAACGCGTGCGGCAGAAACTTGGCGAGATCGGCTACCGACTCAAAAAGTGATCGGATGACATCAGTCGTTGGATCAGGTCCAACCTCTTCCGGCTCGATGGAGTGAGATTCTGCTTGGTTTGTAGATAGCGTTGCTCTTCCGACAATCGTTGCAGCAGTTCGTTGTCGTTTCGGAGCAGAAACCAGGGGCCGAACATCAGGCCCATGGGCTCATCCAAGCCAGCATCTACCAGTTGTTGATAGACCGGATCGGGATTTGATGTCGACCGCGCAAGAACCAGGACTTCGAAACGACGCGTGCCCGTTGTGCTCTTTTCATCTGTCAGCCAGTAGCCGTTGCTTCGTGCCCATTGTCGAACCAAATCGATGGCTTTGTTCGGTTGCAGTACAAGTTGCTCCGGCAACCGGTTTGGATGCTCGCATAGAATGCGAACAATGGATTGGCCGCCCATTCCGCAGATGCTGAGCGAATCGATTTCATTTTCGTGAATGACATCGAGACCATCGCCGAGCCGAATGTCCGCGTTCAGCCTTTCCAAAGTGGCGGATGAATTTCGGTGCGGTTGCGGTTTATTCTCGACTGCGATGCCGCGTTGGATCCTTCCAGACGCCAACAACGCGGCCAGCAAGTGACCGTGATCTGAACCGATGTCCGCGTGGATTTGTCCT
It encodes:
- a CDS encoding DUF2309 domain-containing protein, encoding MNHPTSPDSIASGSTPNEGHEPNTKTQYTGDSTHSESHEETQPNAKHQEADVVQAIEHARHFLPAQGPISVFVHHNTLHAFEDLPFEEAVIEGGRRFGCEPYLSEERYHEELLRGRISREDLREVLMADLQDDADKLVATFGTRYTLRLSMLQTELQPLPESGLSWMLAETKLLDRFRDEVPTPYREKTITQTRGWVMRHLEPIANSDAASAGPSSRTSSLPASLRDRLKEAGESKIHQWNDQQWESFVLHALWEACQQGVEKAEVQRPAEESVDSFHQLMLNELGVDLNTKIDDVLIRFCGSFLDQGFADWALPEREEGFAKAFAGLFLGRWAIRPDWMKGIETSLRKVQSAEWESIQSITQSLDELGIPNAECERFLSECLLTLRGWAGMIWQMETNSPFLQHPIPKRSLNEYLAIRLILLTQAVEHFGKSKFKVETASEICRLALRSATSRSSSSPRSRTHTVFQLAQLGGWTPEQLLNMSAAQWRCLISEIESFPSLDRRRLLHAAYERHYANQALDAISIHSGRRRELTSPTKRPAYAAIFCIDDREESFRRHLEEVAPQCRTASAAGFFAVAMYYQGADHASFRPLCPAIVEPQHYVREEPLFSSMAAGERRAVRRRRLGWFAHQVHQNSRTLIGGWVTGLFGAIATVPMVARILAPRLTSQIRESMGSLVRPPATELHLERLGNNPGSDPESMGYSLDEMSQIVVRILQDIGMVKDFPPIIVFFGHGSGSLNNPHESAYNCGACSGGRGGPNARAFAMMANDPRVRRRVSQLGIELPDEVRFVGAYHNTCNDDVDYYDLDLLPRSHRELFRGIESDIIETRARNAHERSRRFESAPLGLTPQEALEHVEERAEDLSQARPEYNHATNALVTVGRRDWSRGLFMDRRAFVTEYDPAVDDKHGHILTRILQAAIPVCGGISLEYYFSTVDVEGYGCGSKLPHNVASMVGVMTGAASDLRPGLSQQMVEIHEPMRILFVIETTAEMLSRIIVENEGIRRMVEGNWVQLAIIDPSTSAIQRYVDGHFEPHLVSDMQLPTVQSSMHWYRGQRDHLGFATIQEPESDQPMNSSESNASAAGALA
- a CDS encoding two-component system sensor histidine kinase NtrB, yielding MFDNHDGPSVRRFAAVLALLSLTAFAVTASMLYHVHHEQEIFAKLTEHLPKSDLEAARELSGELSLQGGLSVLLGLNTIGTAMAFAWVVRGYLTSERTLEDVKVYSADVLASMDAGVITTDRNGRMTSINPSGQQLVSCDNEQLGRTLESLGKRHALLTEIREDVATYHHPIRDRDYNLDNQGHRQTLRAGCTLLRNRRGEEIGTVLHVRDVSERALMEERLRRMERYMGLGSLAAGLQHEIKNPLSALSLHIQLLCERLETTTQDAEVDELLDVLHTEVHRINEVLDGFRNYASTNQVGRTSVDVAILIERLVRLLRPQAEQQSVKLDVQLPAEMVGLVQGDSVGLEQVLLNLALNGMAAMTDGGKLTFRLSRHDEFVRIDVRDEGNGIPEEIRSQIFDPYFTTRNNGTGMGLALCDKIVRQHDGSIDFRVIENNTSDSEHSVLGTEFTVLLPLSQPA
- a CDS encoding sigma-54-dependent transcriptional regulator yields the protein MNGSDFSVLIVDDEPNIRSGLQKGLVNEADRIETAADAEEGLATFESGVFQLVIADVRLGGGMDGIELLGRMRHIDPEVSVIVITAHGTVETAVDAMRAGAFDFISKPLDLNLVRQQVRKAREHRELRQENQSLRTRLADAGELSNIIGQCAAMQDVFHQIRQVAATEATVMIQGESGSGKELVARALHDLSGRSGGPFVAVNLGAMPETLLESELFGHEKGSFSGASRQKPGCFEQAAGGTLFLDEVTEMSAKSQVDLLRVLESRRFTRVGGEKLLETDVRVVSATNKSVPELIQDGSFREDLYYRLNVIPIEVPSLRQRRDDIPLLIEHFLQHFCTRHRRPMKQITPDAMRVLVGAQWPGNVRQLRNLVERLVVTHTGDVIDSNELPTDLQSTIPGSGKNVLPASLSEAVENCEREMISAVLAECDFHRENTAKRLGVSVRTLHYKMGRYGLH
- a CDS encoding SulP family inorganic anion transporter, giving the protein MNAPLESSTAGTDAPPRGDVSGFKRFLKDDLIAGGLVFLIALPLCLGISLASGFPAIAGVFTAIVGSILTTFLSNSELTIKGPAAGMIVIVLGAVNSFGYTAGVDPVADMQAYQMALAVGVVAGLVQVAFGLLRAGILGDFFPTAAVHGMLAAIGVIIMVKQLPIVVGQSASGEPLEILQELPHLLMNANPEIALIGGVSLLILFGLAFLKSRTNGSFISKVPGPLVVLLVAIPMGMAMNLSSDHTYTLMGKEFAVGESDLVTVPFNLFGAITFPDFGVFLNSETLPAALGWVLMFALIGSLESLLSAKAVDMLDPYKRKTNLDRDLRAVGVANMAASLIGGLPMISEIVRSKANIDNQAKTRFANMWHGVFLLGFVALLPGLIHNIPRAALAAMLVFTGFRLASPNEFRSVYRVGREQLIIFATTLVAVLATDLLIGIGIGIGTKFAIHMINGVPIRSLFVPKLEFDESSETEVSVHATESAVFSNWIGFRRRVVEKSLKQGKSCTVDFSDAHLIDHSVMEKLHELEGEFAREGIELNVVGMDHHQPFSRHPMAARKRSLVNH
- a CDS encoding translation initiation factor, with the translated sequence MTRLFAGTPFDIPPTCDLCGQKETECNCTPQQKAEAEAKQQREADRLPPEKQTARVRLDRRKGGRTVTLVEGLTSRANDLPDLLGKLQSACGAGGTVKKTDDLIELQGDHMERVRQKLGEIGYRLKK
- a CDS encoding class I SAM-dependent methyltransferase, with protein sequence MPRLDARLKLVASEIRGQIHADIGSDHGHLLAALLASGRIQRGIAVENKPQPHRNSSATLERLNADIRLGDGLDVIHENEIDSLSICGMGGQSIVRILCEHPNRLPEQLVLQPNKAIDLVRQWARSNGYWLTDEKSTTGTRRFEVLVLARSTSNPDPVYQQLVDAGLDEPMGLMFGPWFLLRNDNELLQRLSEEQRYLQTKQNLTPSSRKRLDLIQRLMSSDHFLSR